One Rhea pennata isolate bPtePen1 chromosome 15, bPtePen1.pri, whole genome shotgun sequence genomic window, ccctcgccgccgctGCTGGGGCGCCCGCCGCCTGCCAGCTGCGAGCCCCGATTCCCCGGCAGCCTCCGCTTCCCCCGGCCCCGTCTGGGAAGGGGGATCACACTTTAAACGCGAAAATAACCCTCGAAAAGGCTTGAGACGGCAGCAGCATTTTGCGTCACCGGAGAAGCCGGGTGCAGGGAGACGGGAACCACCCCGAAAGAGGTCGATTTTGCTAAAAATGAGCCGGTCGGCGGCCAAaaggcgccgcggcggcgcccctGGCCGAGCGACGTGTGCCCGCGAGCCCGGCTTCGGGCTGAGGGCGAGGCGGCCGCCAGCTCCGGCCGGCGCGCGGCCACGTGCCGGAGCCGCGCTCGCGCCTCGCGCCTCGCGCCTCGCGCCGGCTCAGCGGGGCCGAGGCGCGGCCGGGAACGCTCGCGGTCCGCAGGGGAAGGCTCCGGCCGGAGCGGCGCGCCCGGGGCCTCCCAGCGTGGCGGCGGGCAGGGAgccggcggggcgccggcgggacccaccccccccccccccgaccccgtTACCGGAGCCCCCCTCGTCGGCGGGGACGAGCCGCGATGCCCCTAAAaggcggcgcgcgccgccgggccggcgaGGAGGCGGCAGCTGCGGGCGCCCCAGCGCCagcggcggggggaggccgtgggggccggcggcggcgtgggtcgggccggcggcgcgggcagcgccgggtCCCGTTACAGGGCTGTTTCCATACTTAGCCACCGGCCGGCGGAGCCCCGGCcaggcagcgccgcggggccaAATTAACTCAAGGGCAAGCAAGGGTAAGGGCAGCGGCaggccggcgcgggcgccccgcgaaggcggcagccccccggcgcccgTGGGgcgcgccgcgcggcggcgggggggcacCCAAAGTGCCGACGCGCTGGGCCTGCCCTCCCCGGCGGGGGAAGGGGCCCCCCCGAGCCTCCGCGGCCCCCTCTCGCACCCCGGGGCGAGCAGCCGTCGGGGGCTCGGACCCGCCAAAAtcgccgccggcggcccccgcggcgcgccCCGGAGCCCGGCCCTGGCCCGGGCCTCGGCCCCCCGCGTCGCCCCCTCACCTGCGGCGccgaggagcagcagcagcagcagcgaggcCGCGCAGCAGCACAGCACGCCGAGCCCCTTCATGGTGGCTGCCAGGAGCTCTCTGCCGCCCCGTGCCGCTATTTATACGGCGgcggggagcagggcagggcggCCGCCGGCACGGCCCCGCAcgcgggccgcccgcccgggggcCCCCCGGCATCGCGCGGggcccagccccgcggcccccgtGGCCTGGGCTGGCGCCAGCGGCTGCCCCGTTCCCAGGGAGAACCGTGGGGAGAAGTGGGCACCCCGTGGGGGGAGCTGGGTGCCCCATAGAGAGTCATGGAAGGAGGTGGTGACCCCCCACAGAGCCATGGGGAGAGGTGGGTGCCCCATGGAGAGCCATGGAAGGAGGTGGTGACCCCCCACAGAGCCATGGGGAAGAGATGGGTGCCCCATGGAGAGCCATGGAAGGAGGTGGTGACCCCCCACAGAGCCATGGGGAAGAGATGGGTGCCCCATGGAGAGGCATGGAAAGAGGTGGTGGCCTCCCATATAACCATGGGGAGATGTGGGTGCCCCATAGAGAGCCATGGAAAGAGGTGGTGGCCTCCCATATAACCATGGGGAGAGGTGGGTGCTCCATAGAGAGCCATGGAAGGAGGTGGTGGCCTCCCATAGAGCCATGGGGAGGGCTGGGTGCCCCATAGAGAGCCGTGGAAGGAGGTGGTGGCCTCCCATATAACCATGGGGAGATGTGGGTGCCCCATAGAGAGCCATGGAAGGAGGTGGTGACCCCCCCACAGAGCCATGGGGAGAGCTGGGTGCCCCACAGAGAGCCGTGGAAAGAAGTGGTGACCCCCCACAGAGCCATGGGGAGAGGTGGGTGCCCCATAGAGAGCCGTGGAAAGAAGTGGTGACCCCCCACAGAGCCATGGGGAGAGATGGGTGCCCCATAGAGAGCCATGGAAGGAGGTGGTGACCCCCCACAGAGCCATGGGGAGAGCTGGGTGCTCCACAGAGAGCCATGGAAGGAGGTGGTGACCCCCCACAGAGCAATGGGGAGAGGTGGGTGCCCCACAGAGAGCCATGGAAGTAGGTGGCCCCTCCCCAAGCCATGGGGAGAGATGGGTGCCCCATGGAGAGCCATGGAAGGAGGTGGTGACCCCCCACAGAGCCATGGGGAAGAGATGGGTGCCCCATGGAGAGGCATGGAAAGAGGTGGTGGCCTCCCATATAACCATGGGGAGAGGTGGGTGCTCCATAGAGAGCCATGGAAGGAGGTGGTGGCCTCCCATAGAGCCATGGGGAGGGCTGGGTGCCCCATAGAGAGCCGTGGAAGGAGGTGGTGGCCTCCCATATAACCATGGGGAGATGTGGGTGCCCCATAGAGAGCCATGGAAGGAGGTGGTGACCCCCCCACAGAGCCATGGGGAGAGCTGGGTGCCCCACAGAGAGCCGTGGAAAGAAGTGGTGACCCCCCACAGAGCCATGGGGAGAGGTGGATGCCCCATAGAGAGCCATGGAAGGAGGTGGTGACCCCCCACAGAGCCATGGGGAGAGCTGGGTGCTCCACAGAGAGCCATGGAAGGAGGTGGTGACCCCCCACAGAGCAATGGGGAGAGGTGGGTGCCCCACAGAGAGCCATGGAAGTAGGTGGCCCCTCCCCAAGCCATGGGGAGAGATGGGTGCTCCATGGAGAGCTATGATGAGAAGTGTCAAGTGTGTCCCCTCCACCCCGAGCCATGGGGCAAGTTGGATGCACCCCGAGCTACAGGGTGAGCCCCGAGGAGAGCCAGGGGAGCCCACGGCCGGGGGCACATCCGGGTCCCCTCTGCGGGGCGGTTACAGGGTACCCAGCCACGCGTGGGGCCGGCCGAGGGCGGCCTCCGCACCCCTGCCCCAccgcggggacggggacggggacgcgGCCGCCGGGCCCTGCTGGAGTACGGCTGCCACCTCCCGGCTACGGCCACCGCCTCccgctccccggggccgggccgcggctgcacgcccggccgcgggggccccgcggTGCCGCCGAGGCCGGCTGAGCCCCGGCACGCTCGCGGCGCGCGCGGGCACCGCCGACAGCCGGGACggacccccccgcccccccgccggcggccccgagGGGCTCCAGCTGGCCCCGTTCCCCGGCCCGACAGACGCAACGCGAGGCCGAGAGTCtaaaaaacaaagtacaaactttattttgtttctttacaaaGGCAcgagcctcttttttttttttccactttcttaaCAAAATATAATAGCTTCTCAATGAACACAAAGACCTGAAAAtcgtttaaaaaaaatacaaaaaaaaaaaaaaaaaaaggaaagaaaccgAGAGAGAAACAGCTGTGGCTGGGGAGGAACCTACCAAATACCAACAAGGCTCTACACAAGACTGGCCTAAAACCCTACAGCCAAACAGGAGGGGGAGGTGGaggcggggaagggggggaacAAAACCGggcccccctccccaaacaacaaaaaaactgaAGCGACACAATCACGAAACAGAAAAGCTCTTCTGACCTGACGCATCCCGCAAACTGGATTAAGTGCTTAAAGGAGGGAACGAAGAGGAAAGGGGGATGCCGCGCCGCGAGCCGGCCGGGCAGTGCCGAGGCCGGACCTGGGGCCGGAATTTGCCGCTCCGCTTTAGTTTGGGGCCGTGGGCTTCTCCCCCACCccgaaaaaaaaatcaaaaaaaaaaaaaaatcaaactccaTCCCCTTTGATGGGGATAACAGAGCCCGAAAGGTCTTCGAGGTGGCGTGCGCCTGCCCTCCGCCCCGCAGCCCGCGCTCGCACAGGCTCATTCCCGCTATTTTTAAGTCGCTAAAAGTGTTTTTCTCccgcccggagcggggccgggggtaCGGCCGGAGGCGGCAGGGTAAGTAGTGAAAGCACTGGCAGGGCTCCCCCGGCCGCGAGCGGGTGCTGTGTTTAACGCAGCGTCACTTCGCTTGACGTCCCTTGCAATCCCCTCCTTaccctttaaaattaaaaaataaaataaaaaggaagaataaaaaagaaatcaagaaccCAACTGAAAAGCCCCGTCCCAAGAGAAACGCGTTGGCTGACACACAGCACCCGCTCGCCAGCGGGGAAAGCCGGGACTGGCTTTGGTTTGGCAGGATTTCCTGCAGGTTGGCagaggggggtgggggggggacagggaGTTTGACCAAACTCGGGAGGAtccgacccccccccccaccccgcagcCCGACCCCAGACGCCCTTCCCGAGACAGTTCAGCTGAGCTCGGAGCCCAGGTTCCAGTTTTGGCCCGTGTCGAGTTAACGCCGCTGCCCTCCCGCCCGtcccccccccggtgccccccccgGCGCCAGCCCCCAACGCAGCACCCCCCCGTCTCCCCCGCTTGCTTTGAACTGAACAGTGAACTTTGCCTGCTTCTAGCACTCTGATTTACAGTATAGGAAAAAGGTCATAAAAGAGACCCAAATCgcattgtattttttaaaaatttcagcatATTCTCTGACGtctccctcccccgccccgtccccccccccggctgctGGCCAGGGGGTGTCAGGGCAGTTCCCCTTCCCCCAAGGGGTCTTCTTTGCTCTGGTCCATGGAGTCACTGTCGTTGCCCTCTGTGTCAGAGGCGGTGTCGGAGTTGGAGGGCTCGGGGCAGGCCCGCGCGGGCGTCACGATGACCGCGCgcctctgctcctcttcctgcagctgcttctcctgcGTCCCTTCGATGTGCTGGATGGCCTGCCGAGGGCAACCGCGGGCCGTGAGGACGtccccgccgcggggcacggcggccccccccccggctggcTCCGGGCCGCGACCCGCCCCAGAGGCTGCCGGCAGCCCGGGCGCGCTGCGGAGCCGCGCGTGTCTCCCCCGAAacccggccgcggccgcgcaggcaCCCTCCGCCTCGGCAGCCCCCGACGCCCGCTAGGCTCCCGCACGCTCCCTCCCGCTGCCGGCCTGGCCCTTCCCGGCCCCCCTACCTGAACGATGGTGTCCAGGTTTTGCCGGGACGTGGAGACTGTGTTGATGACAGAGGACGGGCCCATGGTGACCACAGTGACGTGATGGGAGGGAGGCGGCGCTGGTACGATCACAGTGGGGTGGTGGGTGGGCGCTGGGGGACCgtgtgctggcaggagctgggAAGAGAAGCAAACCCCCCCGTCAGCAGGGAAAACCTCCCTCCGGCCCCGAAGCACCGGCGCCACAACGCAGCTCAACATCACCTTCCCCGAGCCCAGGCGCCAGAAGCTGACCTGGGCAGCAGATACCTCCGGGGGTCCTTCCACCATGACACCCCAGCCCACAACGCAGGCAGTGACAGCAAAGGGAGccatctcctcttcccctctccaccAAGCCCACGCGCAGCCGGGAAAGCTAAGGGGGAAGGAGCTAGCACTGTACTTCCTTGCTGCAGGCTCAGGAATGCAGCTCAGCAACTCTTCCTCTCGGCCACGGAGGATTTCCTCCGAGGGGTTTCAGGGGCTGCGGCGTTCCCCGGAAGGAGCACTCGCTCCTCTGGCCACTGTCCAGCGCAGAAGGCTGTTGCACCGCAGCACAGCGTGAAGCCATGGAGCGACCCAGCAGCGTGGGGCAGCCTTCGCCGACGTGCTCCCCCGACCAAGCACACCGGCAgggctcctgctgccctcctTAGCCCAGCAAGGGCTGTGGGCCCTGCAGTGCTGGGGGGACTGAGCACCCCTAGTCCTTGCTACGCCCACGCCATACCCTTCCCAGTGTGCAGAGTGTCCACCAAAGGCAGCCAAACTGGTGTTGGCTGGGTCAAACATTGACTTGCCTTCTCCAGGCCAGGCACTGCACTGTTTGGCTTCGATACCACGTGCACgtgcccagcagtgccagcTCTTGGCAAGGAGATGCATGGCTCAGACAGCCAGGCGCAGGCAGACAGGATGCTGCGCCTCTCCGCACCCAGTTTTAACGTAGGGTAACTACCttgaagggagaagagaagcagaagagaggCACCccacagaggaggaaagaggtggGCAAGAGCACTCGGGCCACAGCAAGGAGATGATGGGGAAAGCACTGCACACCAGAAGCCCAGACTTGAAGAGACAGTAAAAGCCTGAACAGCCAAACTGCTCAGGTTCACGTGTCCTCCTAGGCAGATGCCACAGCACTCCATCTGAGAGCTCAGTGGCCTTAGCTCTGGCAGAGCAAGAGGCAAACGGGGTTGAAAGGGCTCCAGACCTCTACTCACAAATGAGTTCCAGCTTCCTCCGAGTGCAGGAACACAGACTTCCATCTGTGCAGCTGCAGCGTAACACCtcccctgcacccagcaccTACTTTGGCcaacatatttttatgttgtgCAAAACTGGGAAAAACTTCAGGAGTGCAAGAGGTAACTCCCAGCCCATgtttgcagaggaaagaaatcagGAGCGAGAGGGAAGACAAGTAACTGCCCCTTCAGCACAGACACATGCTGGATTGTTCTCCTGCCTCTCAGGACGAATCTGAAGAATTCCCTTTATCCCAAAGGGGAAAAGACCTGGCTTTTAAGACAGAGGAGGCAAAAGCCAGATCTGAGCTACCGCTGTGTGCTAATCCTCAAATCACTCCGAACTGCTCAGCAGGAAACCTGTCGCACCCCTAGAAGATCCTCGTTAAAATAGCAGATGCAAAGAAACGCCCTAGCAGGAGGCTAAGGAAAGTTCACCTAAAAATAGGCTGAACTTCCCTAGGAGGCGACTGGGCACGGATCCTGCAGGGAAGCATCTCTGGAGAAGCCCAACGACAGAGGAAGTCAGCTTTTCTCGCTCCCTCTGAAGTTCCTCATGCCAGAGTCTCCCCAAGGGCTGAGCTTGAGGGATGGCTCCAAGTCAGGGCTACGACAGGCAGTGGAGGGAACCACCAGTGCAGGGACAGCGCTCTCCTCCATTCTGCTCCCACCACATCTACGGCTCTCCCAGGCATCAGCTACGTGACTTTGGCATGGGCAAAGTCTGAAGACTCCAGCACTCCCAGTCCTGCAACTTCTGCCAGGGAGCAACACTCGCTGACTTGCCTGCTCTCCAGCCCCTGCCTGGCTTTGCATGTGGTGGGGATTGATTTTGAGGCCTCCAAAAATAGGCTGGCGTCATCCAGTGAGACCTGAACCTTCAGTGGTGGTGTCAGACCTTTATGTCATTGCACATCCCCAGCTCTGGCACGGGAAGCACTACCCGCATCAACTGCTCACAGAGCGTTCCAGCTGCTAGCATCACCCATGGATGGGGCCAAGACCTGTTCCTCGCCCTGTCCCATGCCCAGGCCACAGCAAACACGACAGAAATGTGCCTGCTGAAGCCAGCCTGAAGCTGGGGGCCAGAGCAGGTACCATAGCTCAGCTGACAGGTTGGAGCATGGTCTCCTCCACCTGAGCCCCTGGCAGAGAGGCGAGGCTGGGAAAGCTCAGCAGAGAGGAACTCAGCTCCTGGGGGGTGCAAGAGAGGCGGCCGCACCCAGCGCCTCCCACCGACGCCTTGGAAGGCCGCGGTCCCTCCAGTGCCAAGTTGAATCACTGCCAGCTAAAGAGTGATCTTCCACATACAAAAGCCATCAGCTCTGGGGAACGGAGCCACTTGAAAGCTGCTGCGACGCGGCCCAAGCCACAGTCCCAACACAAGGGGTGCCTGCAAATGCAGCCCCCGCATTGAGCTAACCAGGGGCCGTGGAGAGAAGCTGGCAGCAGAATCCCACAGCGGCACACACAGAGCAAGATAGGGTCCTGCCAGCAAGGACAGGGGCACCAAGCCCCAATTCTGGAGCAGGCAAAGAGGGAGTTGTGGCCACCATGGAGCAGCTACCATATAAAGCAGAGCTTGCCACAAGGCCAGACTCTCCTCAACCTACCCAGGCACCAGCGCTGCCAGTGGGACAGTGGAGCTAGCTAAATCCTGTGTCTGGCTCTGCTGCCCTGCCCAGGGAGGTCTGGGATGCAAAGCCATGTGCCATCAGCCAGAGCACTTCGTGGCCACAGCCACAAAGCCCTGTGCTGGGAATGACCCATCCAAGCTCAGACTGGCGCCAAGGCATTAAGCCTGCTCCCAGCCATGACAAGGGCTGGTGGCCCCATTTCTACGTGgaccagagcagcagctctgtgtgTCAGCATTATCAGCAGAAAAGCCAGGAGCCGAGCCACAGTGCCCACCACCCTTCCTGCAGTTGACACTTCTGGAGGACTCCAAGGCTGGCTACAGAATGAGGCAGAGCCAGTTGCTAgtgctttccctggggcagaTACCTGATGCagcagccagctgagctggctACAAGGAACTCACAGTGTCCGAGGATGGGGGCACATCACCAGatcttctctctgctgtggGCTGCAACATCGGCTTCAGTCCCAAAGGGAGCCCAGCCAGGATGCAAGTACACCGGGAGACTAGGCACCAAGTCCTTTCCCCACTCCCTGAGCTCGAGAGCTTTGCTGGGACGTCCCTGTCAATCGCAGCCAGCCCCAGGGACGGGGGATGCCAAGCACCATGTCATCAagctgcccccagccctgtGCTCTTCACCACCTGCACGCCTGCCTGCACATCTCACGGAAAAGCTTGCTCACACAGGAGGCAGCTGGGGTGTCCTGACAGCTGAGCTATGACCGGGCCAGGCCCTGGGGCCAGGCGGTGGGAGGCATCCACACACTCACCTGGGTTCGGATCTGCTGCTCGCGTTCTAGCTTCTCCTGGTGCAGCAGCCTCacctgttcctgctgctgctggagctgcactTGCTGAGCAATGACCTTCAGCTTCTCGGGGTACATGTGGGCCTCCAGGGAGCGAACCTGCCAGCAGACAGGGCCCAGATGAATTGGTGCCAGAGCACAGCATGCTTTGCACACGCATCCGTCTGATCCCGCAGCAACACAGCCCCCCGGCGCCAAACTCAGGGGCAGGGCACTGCCGCTCTGTGCCTGTCCTCGGAGCCATGGGGCAGACCAAGCAGAGACCCGCGGAGAGCTCACTGCCAAGCCCATGCAGGGGGCAACTGGCAGACCCCAAAGCAGCCCGCAGCGAATGAGAAGCCATGAACCGCTCCTGAACGGAGCCTGCTCTGCTAGAACAGGCCAGGAGCAGCCCATCAGGACGCTGGTCGATGTGCCGGATCAAGAGAGCGGCGCAGGAGATAAAGCAAggctttgctctgctgctgtgcaaGGGACACCGAAACAGTGTTCAGCAGCTCTCTGAGACCTGCAGGTCCCTGAGTCAGACAGGAGACATCACCGACCTCCCAAACGCCTGTGACAGTGCCTTGGAAGTGGATCTCAGCCCAAACCAGCCTCAGAGGCTCCAGGCCACCAGATTGTGGTGCTACAAAACACAGCCTGGTGCCACTCGGCCCcttgcacagccctgggcaggagAGCCCAGGAGAGCAGAGCCAAGCCAGGGCCTTCTGGGCTCCTTCCCACTTGGAGGCAAGACTTCAGCACCCTGAGTGAAGGAGGGTTGGGGTGAGAGCAGCGCAGGCAGGATGGGGCCCGCAACACGGGCAGCCCGGCCTGCGccagggcagcaagaagccGCCAGGCCACGTGCGCTCGGCTCCAGCGCCTCTCCAGCATCCCTCAGCGCTGCCCGCTAGAGGGCGGACCCGCCCCGCGCACGGCCGGCGCGGCGCATCCGGATCCGGATCCGGCCACAGCCCCGGCCAGCCCCGGCCTCACCTGCTCCTCCAGCATCATGCGCACCGAGCGCTCCTTGTCGAGCTGCTGCCGGAGCTCGATCATCTCCCGCCGCAGATCCTCGGCCTTCTCGTCCTCCCAGATGTCCGGCGAGCCGATGCCTTCATCTTTGTCCTCCGCCCGTCGCCGCTTCGGGGAGGAGCCGCTGAACTCCTGCCAGATGGACATGGTGTCAGGGGCCAGACACAGCGGTATGGGGAGGACAGTAGTTTTTCCCTCTGTTCCTGCTGTCCTGATCCCCCCCCATCCAGACCACGCGCAGGACCACGGGCTCCTCGATGGTGGAGATGTGCCTGCCCACCCTCCCGAGCTTCACCCCTGCTCAGCCTTGTGCAAAGCCACTTCTTCCAAAAGCACCTGCAAGCTCATACCACGACAGCACCCTACTGCCCAGGTAGCTCAGTGAGGCTGCCCAAGACCCAGAGCTGCCACAGGCAAGAGAGACTGGGATCCTGCCTGGGTACTTTGACCCAAACGTGAAATGGGAGCCCTAgtcctcttctcctcctgctgcacaGGGCATATTAGGTTAAGCTGCACCTCCGGACACCAGGAAGGTGTGAAATGCCTCCATTCCCCTGGCACAGGAGGACAGAGGGTCTCCATCTGACCTCTAGGGAGAAGCAATGATGGAAAGAAGCCTCCAAATTTATGGAAAGAATCGCTGGCCGCACAGAGAACCAGCCCGTTCTTGTCCAGCCCAGTCCCACCCCAGCGGTCTTGGGCGCGAAGGGAGGCGCTACCTGGATGAACCGCTTGAGCTGGGTGTTCTGCTGCAGTAGCCGAGTCTTCTCCTGCTCCAGTGAGAAGATGTattcagctgtctgctggaGGATTGCCGCCTGGGGAAAAGCCAGGAGGGGAGCTGGTGAGGCAGAGGACTTTTCTGCAAGGTCCCTCCCCAACCACAGGAGAACTGCTCCTGCTGAGCTCCCTTCCTGTCCAGGAGGCCGCAGGACCGCTCCTTGCTGGCCCCAACATCTCCAGGCTTTGCTTCACCTCCAGACCCTGTGGCTGTGCTCTCTCCTGGGCTCTCCCTCCACGAATGGCACTAGATCCAAATCATCTTTTGCAAGAACAGTGTCTCTACTCCCTAGAGCTGCCTCCTCCCACCACTCTCCTGTAGCATCAGGAAAGTCCCGCTGCAGAAGGGCCCCTTTATTACCTGGGCACGCGCAGTCCCGGCACTGGGAGACAGGTTTTGTTAAACGCCCCCAAGCTGTTCCTC contains:
- the TFAP4 gene encoding transcription factor AP-4 is translated as MEYFMVPAQKMPSLQHFRKSEKEVIGGLCSLANIPLTPETQRDQERRIRREIANSNERRRMQSINAGFQSLKTLIPHTDGEKLSKAAILQQTAEYIFSLEQEKTRLLQQNTQLKRFIQEFSGSSPKRRRAEDKDEGIGSPDIWEDEKAEDLRREMIELRQQLDKERSVRMMLEEQVRSLEAHMYPEKLKVIAQQVQLQQQQEQVRLLHQEKLEREQQIRTQLLPAHGPPAPTHHPTVIVPAPPPSHHVTVVTMGPSSVINTVSTSRQNLDTIVQAIQHIEGTQEKQLQEEEQRRAVIVTPARACPEPSNSDTASDTEGNDSDSMDQSKEDPLGEGELP